In the Oncorhynchus nerka isolate Pitt River linkage group LG6, Oner_Uvic_2.0, whole genome shotgun sequence genome, AAATCTTTGATTTCAGTGAGttaaagacaactgggaactctgaaaaaaaataatctctgactgggaaaatacgttatgaacggtcatccaactcggattAGCAAATtgggaactcaggcctctttcaAGAGCTCcagcctgaagatcactgacgtcatgattcaacctgtTTTTTTTTGGagatcccagttgtcttgaaagtaccataaatccagagaatgccagactttgatgacaaaatttgcccacaaggaCCGCCGcatcaccttcctgttcaagtgagcacagcacaacaagttgAGTCCAAAAATgccttgtatgctgctgcataaatggtGTAATacgccagggagatatgtatactgtagctaagaaagtaatactaagtgtatattGTGTGGTAAGCTGtaagtagcccatgtgcctcaccctaataatttggtccctttccccctcataagttagcctactggtggtgcacatgtagcttgttttagagaaatgtagtcatagaatattgtaagagctttcattgtctgcttatatgctccctttatcctacagttctgactttgtgtacagggagaataccgtaagaacggcccatgttctgaattattTTGCTGcccatttcaaaagtgctgagcAAATAGTTATGGACTACGTCCGCCCTAGCTCACTAattgtcttaatcaaaattacggattgcctctcaCCTCATCGTCccattatgccatagtttgtacatttcaattgtcagtagaaaccacatttgtttcagcaagtcagccatatcagctatatatttttgttaaggcagtaaatgaggggGATTTAACTGTTTCACTGACAGACAAGGCTcccctgatagccaggtgtagcagtggtaagatttCCCTCcttggtgctgaaaagaaagctctgctgttgggatatCTTTGTGTTagaccctaacagtttgtgggcaccgtttgtcaccgttatagtgcaatgcaTGTATCGTTTAGtattgtggctttgctggcatgcacctAAACATTTTTGAGGGAGTTTGccccaagatttacatgctataCAAGTAGGCCACTGAGCCTACTTGTATTCAGAGTGCCAAGTTCAAGTACTTAAGCACCTCAGCATGGCCGACCAGTAGCTTCAAAGCCTCTGACTAGCCAATAAATAACATGAGCAATCcagagtttatatatatatacacacacatcattATTCACAACCCCAAAAATCTTTCGGTGTTAAGATTACTTCCGGGAGGTTTTGAGTCGTTCATAACTTTAATCGAATGACCTTTTTCAGAGCTGAATGATTGAACAACATAGGGTGCACTAGAGACAGAATATATTTTTCATTACTCTCCATGGTCCTGACCCTCCGAATCTGCTGCGGGATCAGTTTTAGGGATGTGAAGGaaaccatagagatcctattaaattacatATGAAGTATTCTAATTCCGTGAAGAAAACTCAACAAAAAATACTGTACCAGCCTAGATAACCCAGGAGCAGTACCAGGCCATTTCTTCACCAAGTGGGGAACAAAAGACAGCTAATTGTCAGAATGGTATAGCCTGTATTTCATTACATCTGTACAGGAATGCATTGTAAGTACATTTTACATCTAGCTCATTGTTTGCATAGTAAGACGACAAAATCGTTTTAAAAAATGAAGACAACATATCATGTGCAGACGACAAGTCTATCTTTTTAATATTTAGCATAAAGGCACTATAGAATAAGGATTCAACTTATCCTGTAGCATATATGCAATTGGATAAGAACATAATGTATAGTAAATAATCTATTACATATCATAttacaaattaaattaaatattcAGACCCGTTCAGtcttccgtggcattatttttgCATTTGAGCTAACATTCACTCCTTTGCACTCTTCAGCTGCTGTAGATGCTGAATCAGTTCCTGGGACAGACCCAGTTCAGACACTATGTCCATGCAACACTGTAGAAGTTGCTCAAGACTTTCCCCTGTAATGGCAAAGGGGTCTGTGGGCAGTGTGAAGCTCAAACGGGGCTTTTGTGGCAAGATGGGACCAATGTCCATATCACTGTCTTTCCTACAGCCGCCTGAGCCCTTGCTGCATCCCCCGCCTGCACAGCAGCCCGACTCAACCTCTCCAACCCCCAGATCCTCCATGTTATCCGAGACGTCACTGACGCTGGGTACGGGGTTCTCCAAAGCCGTCTTCATTGCCTCCATGAGAGAGTCCTCATGCTTTACAACCCGCTGTAGGAGGTCAGTCACTGAGGCAGGGGTGGGGGTGTCTGGTCTCTGGAGCTGGCACCAGCACTGTATAGCACTGTGTAGAGAGATACAAAGGGCCAACAGAATCAGAGACAATGGGCGAGAGAACAGAGTGGGACAGGCATGGGTCATGCACAACAAAGAGGACAGCAATAATGTAGCCAGCACAAAGAGTCATATGGTCACATCATGGAAAGAAAGCTACCTTATTATTCCTTTCAGCTGCCCAATGGCCCTGGTGCTTGCAGCTCCTTCTCGGTATCCCATGTTGAAACCAAGCTGGAGTGACGCTTCTTTTCCATGGTCGATGCCATCAACATAGCCGTCCTGACAGAGAACCACAGAACAGCATAACGTTCGTCACATTGTTTCTAGAGAGGGTGCTGTGGGTTACAATGCAGCCAGTTGTATTTACATTGGCTGCCTACAATGCCCACATTGTGTGCTGGGTGACGCTAGAAGCAGGGCGAAACACTTCGAGTTTTTGTTTCAACCTGGTAATTAATTGCATTCTCCTGGTTTCCCCATGTCTGAATTACCCTTATTAGAAGGAGAGGACCATGAAAACGAGAAATGTTTCGCCCCTACAGGTCTGACATTGAACAGCCCTGTGCTACAGAGAAGTGAACATTCTAGCTATAACTGGCGGATAAACCAAATAATTGTGAACAAGTCCAATAAACCAACGCAATATGTAAAATATTAGGGGAAAAAAATACGAAAAATgaacatgtagctagctatgacatCTAGCTAGGTGGAAACATGATTGATAAACATTATCCATGCATTTACCTTCACACGTTTCTTCATATTGTACTTCCATTCTTTGTCCTGTAAATTAATATCATCCGCATCCTCGTCAAATACGTCCTCgccactgtactgtacagactTAACCCAAGACATCGTGGACTTTAAAAATGATTTTTTGCCCCTACAAGCTTGAACGTTTAGTAACATAGTTTGACTGCAAGTCACGTGGGCCAGCAAAGTTAACGACGTCATCACAATGCGCGTTGAGGTTTTTTCTTCTTTGGATGGCAATGTATACCCAAAGAGACGAGTGCATACATTCTGCCATCTACTGCGGTGAAGTAAAATTACACACTCGTCTCCAGATGAGGTTTTATTTAGACTGTAGATGGCGCTAAACCCATACAGGCCTACAGAGCTGCTAAAAAATATGAAGGCCTACTGTACCAGTTTGTCATCTACATTTGTTTACTCTAT is a window encoding:
- the otulina gene encoding OTU deubiquitinase with linear linkage specificity a, producing the protein MTSLTLLAHVTCSQTMLLNVQACRGKKSFLKSTMSWVKSVQYSGEDVFDEDADDINLQDKEWKYNMKKRVKDGYVDGIDHGKEASLQLGFNMGYREGAASTRAIGQLKGIISAIQCWCQLQRPDTPTPASVTDLLQRVVKHEDSLMEAMKTALENPVPSVSDVSDNMEDLGVGEVESGCCAGGGCSKGSGGCRKDSDMDIGPILPQKPRLSFTLPTDPFAITGESLEQLLQCCMDIVSELGLSQELIQHLQQLKSAKE